A region from the Cryptococcus gattii WM276 chromosome H, complete sequence genome encodes:
- a CDS encoding Hypothetical Protein (Similar to TIGR gene model, INSD accession AAW44912.1) yields the protein MSDIPQPSVFWFLLANFPLCICSERVEDPERQPLYPPDTVLFAPRPRPGPQLSNISSYGSAPSSRWPSATTSPIKNGGLTGFTTTIERNVDADARREEGKRKMESISKTFAGLMTTLDPPSQPHTPSMPFTPSLQPLTTAASHPILPSIYTTRFLRSPHRPAVPHLGRSVSEPRSLHDLGEVATHCAQSGSPIILRGRGTSSGVSIGKGWMRSGTVEERWNGPWEGARGRKGLGISSPSEQSKQSIGFDEVEQEAERERSASPSLNLSLEQSVSRSNSNSQSHSRTRSRRSSPPAGHADQQERPSMGSCWTDTETHLHSSSHTHSDSHAQGVIRKSLGLNILYSGSVASHPKRTKGKGKGKKARGMRVSSS from the exons ATGAGCGATATCCCCCAACCATCTGTCTTCTGGTTCCTTCTTGCCAACTTTCCTCTTTGCATTTGCTCTGAACGTGTAGAAGAT CCTGAGAGACAACCTCTCTATCCACCTGATACCGTTCTTTTTGCCCCTCGACCCCGTCCTGGCCCTCAACTTTCGAACATTTCCTCCTACGGGAGCGCGCCCTCCAGTAGATGGCCCTCTGCGACTACCTCGCCAATCAAGAATGGGGGTTTGACAGGCTTCACCACCACTATTGAACGTAATGTTGACGCCGATGCCAGGcgtgaagaaggaaagagaaaaatGGAGAGTATCTCGAAAACCTTTGCTGG ACTGATGACCACACTTGATCCACCCTCACAGCCTCATACTCCCAGCATGCCCTTTACACCATCCCTTCAACCACTGACCACAGCCGCCTCTCATCCCATCCTACCCTCTATCTACACTACTCGCTTCTTAAGATCACCTCATCGTCCTGCTGTCCCGCACCTGGGCCGATCTGTTTCTGAGCCTCGATCCCTCCATGACCTCGGCGAAGTCGCAACGCACTGCGCCCAATCAGGATCTCCGATCATTCTTCGCGGACGAGGTACCAGTTCCGGTGTCTCAATAGGTAAAGGGTGGATGAGGAGCGGGACTGTTGAGGAAAGGTGGAACGGACCCTGGGAAGGGGCCCGTGGCAGGAAGGGACTGGGAATTAGCAGTCCGAGTGAGCAGAGTAAGCAGAGTATTGGCTTTGACGAAGTTGAGCAAGAAGCAGAAAGGGAACGATCGGCATCGCCTTCTCTGAACCTTTCCCTTGAGCAATCAGTTTCCCGTTCAAATTCCAATTCTCAATCACATTCGCGTACACGATCTCGTCGGTCCTCCCCACCAGCGGGCCATGCTGATCAGCAAGAGCGTCCCTCGATGGGAAGTTGTTGGACAGATACCGAGACTCACCTTCATTCAAGTTCCCACACACACTCCGACTCACATGCCCAAGGAGTCATTCGTAAAAGTTTGGGACTCAACATCCTCTATTCCGGGAGTGTCGCCAGTCACCCAAAGAGGACTAAGGGCAAAGGTAAAGGGAAGAAAGCTCGGGGGATGAGGGTGAGCTCTTCATGA
- a CDS encoding Cytoplasm protein, putative (Similar to TIGR gene model, INSD accession AAW44910.1), protein MDTEAIRPRSLISTLSCSSIDIATAPHLEFRSFVEALKKDGDIVSITREVDPNLEAAAITRLVYENDLPAPLFENVKGSKDGLFRILGAPAALRNDKKTRFGRLARHIGLEPTASIKQILDKIISADKLESIEPTVLESGPCKQNIIHEKDVHLNALPAPWIHKDDGGKYIQTYVIVGMHVVQSPDGKWTNWSIARAMIKDDKHLVGLVIPPQHIWQIKELWRKEGKDCPWALCFGVPPAAIMTSSMPIPDGVSEGGYIGAFIGESIPVVKCETNDLLVPATSEIVFEGFLSVTETAPEGPFGEMHGYIFPGDSHDSPVYKVNCITHRDDAILPMSACGRLTDETHTLIGSLTAAEIGEICRDAGLPVIECFSPFESQVTWIALQLDGKKLREMKTTSEELRKKVGDLIYNTKAGSTTHRIILVGDDIDVYDGKDVLWAFSTRCRPNMDETFFEDVPGFALIPYMGHGNGNPRRGGKVVSDALMPLEYTTGPDFVSADFKGSYPEELKVQVLQNWESDGFARL, encoded by the exons ATGGATACGGAGGCAATCCGTCCACGTTCACTAATAAGCACTTTGTCATGCAGCTCGATCGATATAGCAA CTGCCCCACACCTTGAGTTTCGATCTTTCGTCGAAGCGCTCAAAAAAGACGGCGATATCGTCAGTATCACCAGAGAAGTCGACCCCAATCTAGAAGCGGCCGCCATTACTCGTCTCGTATACGAGAACGATCTTCCTGCCCCTCTGTTCGAGAATGTCAAAGGTTCAAAAGATGGACTCTTCCGTATCCTCGGTGCCCCTGCTGCTCTAAGAAACGATAAGAAAACTCGCTTTGGACGCCTCGCCCGACATATAGGCCTGGAGCCGACAGCTAGTATAAAACAGATTCTTGACAAAATTATCTCTGCGGACAAGCTGGAGTCTATCGAGCCGACAGTCTTGGAAAGCGGGCCATGCAAACAGAATATCATTCATGAGAAAGATGTTCATCTGAACGCTCTTCCCGCGCCCTGGATCCACAAGGATGATGGGGGAAAGTACATACAAACCTACG TGATCGTAGGCATGCATGTTGTCCAGTCTCCTGACGGTAAGTGGACCAACTGGTCCATCGCACGTGCTATGATTAAGGACGACAAGCATCTCGTTGGTTTGGTCATTCCGCCACAGCACATCTGGCAAATCAAGGAGCTCtggagaaaagaaggcAAAGATTGCCCATGGGCTTTGTGCTTCGGTGTCCCCCCTGCTGCTATCATGACATCTTCCATGCCTATAC CCGACGGTGTTTCAGAAGGTGGTTACATTGGAGCCTTTATTGGCGAGTCTATTCCCGTTGTCAAGTGCGAAACCAACGACCTTCTTGTCCCTGCTACCTCTGAAATCGTCTTCGAAGGCTTCTTGTCTGTTACCGAAACTGCTCCTGAGGGTCCATTTGGTGAAATGCACGGATATATATTCCCAGGTGACTCGCATGATAGCCCGGTGTACAAGGTCAACTGCATAACTCATCGCGACGATGCTATCCTTCCCATGTCGGCTTGCGGACGATTAACGGACGAAACT CACACTCTTATTGGCTCTCTCACCGCTGCTGAAATCGGTGAAATCTGCCGCGACGCAGGTCTCCCCGTTATTGAGTGTTTCTCACCATTTGAATCTCAAGTCACCTGGATCGCCCTTCAACTAGACGGAAAGAAATTAAGGGAGATGAAGACAACTTCGGAAGAGCTGAGAAAAAAAGTTGGTGACTTGATATACAACACAAAAGCCGGAAGCACTACTCATCGTATCATCCTTGTTGGTGATGATATTGATGTGTATGATGGTAAAGACGTCC TATGGGCCTTCTCAACCCGATGTCGCCCCAATATGGACGAGACATTTTTCGAAGATGTCCCTGGCTTTGCTTTGATTCCTTATATGGGACATGGTAATGGCAACCCTCGAAGAGGCGGCAAGGTTGTATCAGACGCTCTTATGCCTTTAGAATACACCACCGGGCCGGATTTCGTTTCGGCCGACTTCAAGGGTAGCTATCCGGAAGAGTTGAAAGTGCAGGTTCTCCAAAACTGGGAGAGTGATGGATTTGCTCGTTTGTGA
- a CDS encoding Hypothetical protein (Similar to SGTC gene model, INSD accession EAL17896.1; CNBL0230), which yields MTDHAPSENGGTFLCLPTRGQLLRALTLTQNTSAMAFTIFLVPHLASPIVAAFAGLDGAEKTMMIARDLYLPLEPILVYIPLTIHLFSSLSRRLLLSTSNSLPKSIRFPALPHQILAYPLALLLIPHIITHRLIPSSSAPPIRELSPSELGWEFVGYNLKSWGAWIAYLGLVGAGVWHALVGGMKVATWLKSLRRRPAKGFSSNVRSTNWTVYPEDKEKTSSDLTPRVVPKPRKLGLRGLMVVLLGVVSIGLARVTRDTGLVSGMMKKRYDAVFDATPWAKLYRLS from the exons ATGACCGATCATGCACCCTCGGAGAATGGGGGCACATTCCTCTGCCTCCCTACTCGGGGCCAGCTCCTACGCGCCCTCACACTCACCCAAAACACCTCGGCAATGGCCTTCACAATTTTTCTCGTTCCTCATCTGGCTAGTCCAATAGTCGCTGCTTTTGCAGGATTGGATGGTGCTGAGAAGACCATG ATGATTGCTCGAGATTTATACCTCCCCCTAGAGCCTATACTTGTGTATATTCCTCTTACGATCCAtcttttctcctctctcagtcgccgtcttctcctctctACATCCAACTCTTTACCTAAATCCATCCGATTTCCCGCTCTCCCCCATCAGATACTGGCTTACCCTCtcgcccttcttctcatcccACATATTATAACACACCGACTGatcccttcctcctccgcTCCTCCTATAAGAGAATTATCCCCAAGCGAATTGGGGTGGGAGTTTGTAGGCTATAATTTGAAGAGCTGGGGAGCTTGGATAGCATATCTGGGTTTAGTAGGTGCCGGAGTCTGGCATGCGCTTGTGGGTGGGATGAAGGTTGCGACCTGGTTGAAGAGTTTGCGGCGTCGTCCTGCTAAAGGATTTTCCTCTAACGTTCGCTCCACCAACTGGACGGTATATCCGGAAGATAAAGAAAAGACTAGTTCTGATCTTACACCGCGTGTCGTCCCCAAGCCTCGAAAACTAGGTCTGAGAGGGTTGATGGTGGTTTTGCTCGGCGTTGTTTCAATCGGGCTAGCAAGAGTCACCAGAGATACAGGCTTAGTGAGCgggatgatgaagaagaggtaTGATGCGGTGTTCGATGCTACGCCTTGGGCGAAGCTGTATAGACTGTCCTAA
- a CDS encoding Hypothetical protein (Similar to SGTC gene model, INSD accession EAL17900.1; CNBL0270), with translation MESLASVAVAQDPRRNSSNNYPPYPIGLTPFRYPCHNPDLSPPPAGDPNDPNFRPFDPRPFHEGSTALTLSSNGTTSRSTPIHTPVDPTVSSASRHYASASHHHYPAQPNHYADGYRTSQAELEANAHAAYESISALLSASQHPGMDELRDNRVYGPE, from the exons ATGGAGTCTCTGGCTTCGGTGGCTGTAGCGCAAGACCCAAGAAGAAAT TCTTCTAACAACTATCCCCCTTATCCAATTGGCTTGACGCCCTTCCGATATCCCTGTCATAATCCGGACTTATCACCGCCTCCGGCGGGTGATCCCAATGATCCAAATTTCAGGCCGTTCGATCCCAGACCTTTTCATGAAGGCAGCACCGCATTAACTCTCTCTTCAAATGGTACCACCAGCAGGTCGACTCCCATACACACCCCTGTAGATCCAACCGTATCAAGTGCAAGTCGACACTATGCTTCTGCGAGCCACCATCATTATCCTGCCCAGCCTAATCATTATGCGGATGGTTATCGGACGAGTCAGGCAGAGCTGGAAGCCAATGCTCATGCAGCTTATGAGTCTATATCGGCACTATTATCTGCTTCGCAGCACCCTGGGATGGATGAGCTGAGGGATAATCGAGTGTATGGACCTGAGTAG
- a CDS encoding uncharacterized protein (Similar to TIGR gene model, INSD accession AAW44916.1), giving the protein MPPRKPKSRDVKSTAPSPSPSIVQRRSSRASRKEPASAVEVVEERDEVTSESEGTESESKRLETVEDDTGEAEQEEHVEEVAEKEQVKGKDRAKEKMSMAERMTKMKELRMKMNQSAAQNRRELVEDHQKSQVTAKELARLEKQRKLAQTLRLKAEAEENGEDIERKKNWEWTIEDNERWQAKLEEQKVKQDTHFHNAEDDAYKKYNRNLRATKADLVAYERQKEAALGLTPGTLVPAGATSSSLTASSSKTGLSGAEDLYRGADTLAYGDNKPSEDAVDRVISKINKDIGKKKRAKKDDEDGEVNYINERNKVFNKKISRYFDKYTKEIRANFERGTAL; this is encoded by the exons ATGCCCCCCCGGAAGCCCAAGTCTCGCGATGTCAAGTCAACTGCCCCTTCACCTTCCCCCTCGATCGTCCAACGTCGTTCTTCCCGCGCATCCAGAAAAGAGCCCGCTTCTGCTGTCGAGGTCGTAGAGGAGAGGGACGAAGTTACTAGTGAGAGTGAAGGAACTGAATCCGAATCCAAGAGGCTGGAAACCGTGGAAGACGATACTGGGGAAGCAGAGCAAGAGGAGCACGTGGAAGAGGTTGCGGAGAAGGAGCAGGTGAAGGGCAAGGACAGGgccaaggagaagatgtCAATGGCAGAGCGTatgacgaagatgaaggagtTGCGTATGAAAATG AACCAATCTGCAGCACAGAATCGTCGCGAACTTGTAGAAGACCATCAGAAATCTCAGGTAACAGCCAAAGAGCTCGCCCGTCTCGAAAAGCAACGGAAGCTGGCTCAAACACTCCGACTTAAAGCCGAGGCAGAGGAAAACGGCGAAGATATtgaaaggaagaagaattgGGAGTGGACGATTGAGGATAATGAGAGATGGCAGGCTAAGTTGGAGGAGCAAAAGGTCAAGCAGGACACACATTTCCATA ATGCCGAGGATGATGCGTATAAAAAGTACAACCGCAACCTTCGAGCGACGAAGGCCGATCTTGTTGCCTACGAACGTCAGAAGGAGGCTGCCCTCGGCCTTACTCCGGGTACACTCGTCCCAGCTGGCGCCACCTCTTCGTCTCTTACTGCTTCCTCGTCAAAAACAGGGCTCTCTGGTGCAGAGGACCTTTACAGAGGAGCAGACACATTGGCGTACGGTGATAACAAGCCTAGTGAGGATGCGGTCGATAGGGTCATCTCCAAAATCAACAAAGA CAttggaaagaagaaacgagccaagaaggatgatgaggatggagaAGTCAACTACATCAATGAAAGGAACAAAGTGTTCAACAAGAAGATCTCCCGATACTTTGACAAGTACACCAAAGA GATCCGAGCAAACTTTGAGAGGGGAACTGCTCTTTGA
- a CDS encoding Cyclin-dependent protein kinase, putative (Similar to TIGR gene model, INSD accession AAW44915.1), whose amino-acid sequence MNYVQLEKLGEGTYATVYKGRSRTTSEIVALKEIHLDAEEGTPSTAIREISLMKELKHVNIVRLYDVVHTESKLILIFEYCEQDLKRYMDIHGDRGALDLNTVKSFTHQLLQGIAFCHDHRVLHRDLKPQNLLINKRGELKIGDFGLARAFGVPVNTFSNEVVTLWYRAPDVLLGSRTYSTSIDIWSVGCIFAEMITGYPLFRGRDNADQLVQIMKIVGTPSDATIAQIKLNSPEIQIKSPLAKHAKQPFQAIIPRAPRDAISLLEHLLQFEPTRRYDAHQAMTHPYFTSGPIAPPTLHDNNPAVPSASSLALPPRVAARASQASAAVQAQQAAQAQAQAQAQAQAAQNAQMMAQQQQQQQQQYEMMMGQQGMQGYYDPQAAAQMQAHQQAQAQAHAAQMQQMAQQGYYMNPNGQHGHHH is encoded by the exons AT GAATTACGTCCAGCTTGAGAAACTTGGTGAAGGTACTTATGCCACTGTGTACAAG GGCCGATCAAGAACGACTTCAGAAATTGTGGCGCTCAAGGAAATCCATCTGGATGCGGAAGAAGGGACACCAAGTACTGCTATCCGAGAGATCAGTCTTATGAAGG AGCTCAAGCACGTCAACATTGTCCGCCTGTACGATGTCGTTCACACCGAATCTAAGCTAATCCTCATCTTCGAG TACTGTGAGCAGGACTTGAAGAGGTACATGGATATACACGGTGATCGCGGTGCTTTGGACCTGAACACTGTCAAGAGTTTCACACATCAGCTTCTCCAA GGTATCGCATTTTGCCATGATCATCGTGTCTTACATCGGGATCTCAAACCTCAAAACCTTTTGATCAACAAACGAGGAGAGTTGAAGATTGGTGATTTCGGTTTGGCAAGGGCATTTGGTGTGCCAGTGAACACGTTTAGTAACGAA GTTGTGACTCTTTGGTACCGTGCACCGGATGTTTTGCTCGGCTCCAGGACGTACAGCACAAGTATCGACATATGGAGTGTCGGATGCAT ATTCGCGGAGATGATCACAGGTTACCCTCTCTTTAGAGGAAGAGATAATGCCGATCAACTGGTGCAGATCATGAAGATTGTTGGCACACCAAGTGATGCCACCATTGCTCAGATCAAATTGAACTCT CCTGAGATCCAAATTAAGTCTCCATTGGCTAAACATGCCAAACAGCCGTTCCAGGCAATTATTCCCCGAGCTCCTAGGGATG CCATCAGTCTCCTTGAGCATCTTCTCCAATTCGAGCCCACTCGGCGGTATGATGCCCACCAAGCCATGACTCACCCCTACTTCACCTCTGGCCCTATCGCCCCTCCCACATTGCATGATAACAACCCAGCTGTTCCATCCGCTTCGTCTCTCGCTCTTCCCCCAAGGGTGGCCGCGCGAGCTAGCCAGGCTTCGGCTGCTGTGCAGGCCCAACAAGCtgctcaagctcaagcCCAGGCGCAAGCCCAAGCCCAGGCGGCGCAGAATGCTCAGATGATGGCtcaacaacagcaacaacagcagcagcagtatgagatgatgatgggACAGCAGGGTATGCAAGGGTATTACG ACCCCCAAGCGGCCGCACAGATGCAAGCCCACCAGCAGGCGCAAGCACAAGCACATGCAGCTCAGATGCAGCAAATGGCTCAACAAGGGTATTATATGAACCCCAATGGACAGCATGGGCATCACCATTAA
- a CDS encoding ATP dependent RNA helicase, putative (Similar to TIGR gene model, INSD accession AAW44914.1), with protein sequence MAKIDKKTKLKLKKKSVRPSAKSTAEQKPKKYVAADSLTWKPVKTSSFSGIDGGGGMMMLEELEDVGIEWEEADGGRKVAKFVEVESKMSKGKKKAAQEKSQQEEQRDNEEASLESEYKEAEESDGKETATEDDEEEFPDFAGFAEEDLNAADEEEHPDSDDEPAFNDDLLPEWSSISLHPALKRSFLASSFTAPTAIQSRAIPAGITGRDVVGVAETGSGKTLAYALPILHYLLGQRKLRAGIKRPLSALVLCPTRELALQVMDHLNALLKHALATSDGEKPQGPPRISVGSVVGGLSAQKQKRILDRGCDVIIATPGRLWDLIKADDELATSVRTLRFLVIDEADRMIENGHFAELESIVKLTQRSTVKQGPDDDDPVFQAMATIFEESVARDDMQTFVFSATLSKDLQTNLKRRSRSWKGKGKRSSTLEDLVEKLDFRDENPEVIDLSPEGGVVSSLRESMIESTKADKDLYLYYFLLRYPGRSIIFVNSIDSIRRLLPLFTLLQLPIFPLHSHLQQKQRLKNLDRFKSNPNGILIATDVAARGLDIPHVDHVVHFNLPRTADAYIHRSGRTARAQNEGFALQLVSPDEKSVQRALMKSLERTHELPDLSIEAGFLPSLRERLRVATEIEKAQHRATKATHDKNWLLEAAEAMDIDIDPSMLDGEDDDPDAPYYKPKKQDRSKGKASVENLKMELRALLQEKLVARGVSIRYPTSGSKVIVDDLIKSTGHGTLLGASTSKAYDQVEKTGKRKLGSGRSGVVKKKKVAAR encoded by the exons ATGGCGAAGATTGACAAGAAAACCAagctcaagctcaagaaGAAATCTGTGAGACCGTCAGCTAAGTCCACTGCTGAGCAGAAGCCCAAGAAGTATGTCGCGGCCGACTCGCTCACATGGAAGCCCGTCAAAACTTCAAGCTTCTCTGGCATTGACGGTGGCGGCGGTATGATGATGCTTGAGGAGCTAGAAGATGTCGGGATAGAATGGGAAGAGGCGGATGGTGGGAGAAAGGTAGCAAAGTTTGTCGAGGTGGAAAGTAAGATGAGTAAGGGCAAGAAAAAGGCAGCGCAAGAGAAATCCCAGCAAGAAGAGCAACGAGATAATGAGGAAGCTTCTTTAGAAAGTGAATATAAGGAAGCTGAAGAGTCTGATGGCAAAGAGACCGCTAcggaggatgatgaagaagagttcCCTGATTTCGCAGGGTTCGCTGAAGAGGACCTCAATGCTGCAGACGAGGAGGAGCATCCTGATTCAGATGACGAGCCTGCTTTCAACG ATGACCTACTCCCCGAATGGTCTTCTATCTCCCTTCATCCCGCTCTCAAACGTTCTTTCCTTGCATCCAGCTTCACCGCTCCTACTGCGATCCAATCTCGAGCCATTCCCGCTGGAATTACTGGTCGAGACGTCGTTGGTGTCGCCGAAACCGGTTCAGGTAAAACACTCGCCTACGCTTTGCCCATCCTCCACTATCTGCTCGGTCAGCGCAAACTGAGGGCTGGTATCAAGCGTCCTTTGTCCGCTTTAGTCCTCTGTCCTACAAGAGAACTTGCTCTGCAAGTGATGGACCATCTTAATGCCTTGTTGAAACATGCACTCGCCACTTCGGATGGGGAGAAACCTCAAGGTCCACCTAGAATTAGTGTCGGCTCCGTTGTTGGTGGTCTCAGTGCGCAAAAACAGAAGAGGATTTTGGATAGAGGATGTGATGTTATTATTGCGACTCCTGGTCGATTATGGGATCTTATCAAGGCT GATGATGAGCTCGCAACTAGTGTCAGGACATTAAGGTTCTTGGTTATCGATGAGGCGGATCGAATGATTGAGAATGGGCACTTTGCAGAATTGGAGAGTATTGTCAAACTTACTCAACGTTCTACTGT CAAACAAGGCcctgatgatgatgaccCAGTCTTCCAAGCCATGGCCACTATTTTTGAAGAGTCAGTGGCTAGAGATGACATGCAGACCTTTGTTTTCTCTGCCACTCTTTCCAAAGATTTGCAGACGAACCTCAAGAGGAGGAGCAGATCttggaaagggaagggaaagaggTCTTCTACTCTCG AGGATTTGGTGGAGAAGCTTGATTTCAGAGATGAGAACCCCGAAGTTATTGATTTGTCCCCTGAAGGAGGTGTTGTTTCCTCATTAAGGGAGAGCATGATCGAGTCTACAAAGGCCGACAAG GACCTCTATCTCTATTATTTCCTCCTCCGATACCCAGGCCGATCAATTATCTTTGTTAACTCTATCGACTCCATCCGCCGCCTTCTCCCTCTTTTCACTCTCCTCCAACTCCCTATTTTCCCTCTTCACTCCCACCTGCAACAAAAACAACGTCTCAAAAACCTCGATCGATTCAAGTCTAATCCCAACGGTATCTTAATCGCCACCGACGTCGCTGCGCGCGGTTTGGATATCCCCCATGTTGATCACGTTGTTCACTTCAATCTGCCTCGAACGGCCGACGCGTACATTCACCGCTCAGGTCGTACTGCTCGAGCACAAAATGAGGGCTTCGCCCTACAACTTGTGTCTCCGGATGAAAAGTCTGTCCAGCGCGCGTTGATGAAGAGCCTTGAGCGAACGCATGAGCTACCCGATCTTTCTATCGAGGCTGgtttccttccttctcttcgTGAGCGACTGAGGGTGGCAACTGAGATTGAAAAAGCACAACATCGGGCGACCAAAGCAACGCACGATAAAAACTGGTTACTCGAAGCTGCAGAAGCAATGGATATTGATATCGACCCTTCAATGCTtgatggagaggatgatgacCCTGATGCCCCGTATTATAAACCTAAAAAGCAGGATAGGAGCAAGGGGAAAGCATCTGTGGAGAATTTGAAAATGGAGTTGAGGGCTTTGCTGCAGGAGAAGCTCGTCGCAAGGGGTGTGTCGATCAGGTATCCGACAAGTGGGAGTAAAGTGATCGTGGATGACCTGATCAAATCAACCG GTCATGGAACGTTATTGGGCGCGAGCACGAGCAAAGCGTACGACCAAGTGGAGAAGACTGGAAAAAGAAAATTGGGATCGGGAAGATCTGGAGTTgtcaagaagaagaaggtggcGGCACGATGA
- a CDS encoding DNA repair-related protein, putative (Similar to TIGR gene model, INSD accession AAW44913.1), whose translation MSRDAVANVEGTVEPTLLHRVFIQSLLSRRVVSETIALELYKRAVAAVRAHDRQFNPPYATSSNGVASFVTDVSSLLHIVSLEIIRTIDQRSDRAFFVLRNLDASEVASLATDLNSTEVEYLRNLIESIVISYPANSLAIGQARDVINDSPLTQHKMTKSHAESLLDALVSRGWLYKSKRIRFSLGVRALAELETYLKNEFDQYVKSCAQCKRVVTEGIACSNEGCDCHIHNTCYARNIQRLANPVCPSCSSSFRDLAPKPVGEKAVSTMEDSFKGGRKRKGKGKNVRNGDEEDEEDEEEEGGSSEAEDELDEQRESQSQVHQNQESIRRSYVPETQYEEEPSTSAGPSKRTRRR comes from the exons ATGTCCAGAGATGCTGTAGCGAATGTCGAAGGTACTGTCGAACCGACTCTCCTCCATCGGGTGTTCATTCAATCATTACTCTCCCGACGTGTTGTTTCCGAAACCATCGCGCTCGAGCTTTACAAACGCGCTGTCGCGGCAGTCCGCG CCCACGATAGACAATTTAATCCTCCTTACGCCACAAGCAGTAACGGAGTGGCGAGTTTCGTGACCGACGTTTCGAGTTTGCTACACATTGTGAGCTTGGAAATTATTCGAACAATCGATCAGCGATCCGATCGAGCCTTTTTTGTGCTG AGAAACCTTGATGCTTCAGAGGTTGCGTCACTTGCAACCGATCTCAACTCGACGGAGGTCGAATACCTACGCAACCTT ATTGAGAGTATTGTCATTTCATACCCTGCCAATTCATTGGCCATTGGTCAAGCGCGTGATGTTATCAACGACTCTCCCCTTACGCAGCATAAGATGACTAAGTCACATGCTGAGAGTCTGCTTGACGCGCTGGTCTCTAGAGGATGGCTTTACAAGTCCAA GCGAATACGGTTTTCATTGGGTGTTCGAGCACTCGCTGAACTTGAAACATACCTCAAGAATGAGTTCGATCAGTATGTGAAGTCATGTGCTCAATGTAAACGCGTGGTCACCGAG GGTATTGCTTGCTCTAATGAGGGTTGCGACTGTCACATTCACAACACTTGCTATGCCCGCAACATCCAGCGATTAGCTAACCCTGTCTGCCCAAGCTGTTCATCCAGTTTCCGTGATCTTGCGCCTAAACCCGTCGGTGAAAAGGCAGTGTCGACTATGGAGGACAGCTTCAAAGGTGGTaggaagagaaaagggaagggaaagaatGTTAGAAATGgcgatgaggaagatgaggaagatgaggaagaagagggtggCTCTTCTGAAGCAGAGGATGAGCTGGATGAACAACGGGAAAGCCAGAGTCAAGTTCATCAAAATCAGGAA TCAATAAGACGGTCGTATGTTCCTGAAACGCAGTACGAAGAAGAACCCTCAACCAGCGCAGGACCTTCGAAACGTaccagaagaagatga